A portion of the Pseudomonas protegens CHA0 genome contains these proteins:
- a CDS encoding 8-oxoguanine deaminase translates to MPATRTWLKNPLAIFTGNALDARGGLVLQDGLIVEVLGLGQQPASPCQQVFDAREHVLLPGLINTHHHFYQTLTRAWAPVVNQPLFPWLKTLYPVWARLTPEKLALATKVALAELLLSGCTTAADHHYLFPDGLENAIDVQVETVRELGMRAMLTRGSMSLGEKDGGLPPQQTVQEGQVILDDSQRLIHEYHERGDGAQIQIALAPCSPFSVTPEIMSASAELANGLDVRLHTHLAETLDEEDFCLQRFGLRTVDYLDSVGWLGPRTWLAHGIHFNPDEIARLGAAGTGICHCPSSNMRLASGICPSIELTDAGALFGLGVDGSASNDASNMILEARQALYIQRLRYGAEKITPERVLGWATQGSASLLGRTDIGELAVGKQADLALFKLDELRFSGSHDPVSALLLCAADRADRVMIGGKWRVIDGQVEGLDLKNLIADHSQAARQLIAGT, encoded by the coding sequence ATGCCTGCGACCCGTACCTGGTTAAAAAATCCCCTGGCCATCTTCACCGGCAATGCCCTCGACGCCCGTGGCGGCCTGGTGCTGCAAGACGGCCTGATCGTTGAAGTGCTGGGCCTCGGCCAGCAACCTGCAAGCCCCTGCCAGCAGGTCTTCGATGCCCGCGAGCACGTGCTGCTGCCGGGCCTGATCAACACCCACCATCACTTCTATCAAACCCTGACCCGCGCCTGGGCGCCGGTGGTCAACCAGCCGCTGTTTCCCTGGCTCAAGACCCTGTACCCGGTCTGGGCCCGGCTGACTCCGGAAAAACTCGCCCTGGCGACCAAAGTGGCACTGGCCGAACTGCTGCTCTCCGGCTGCACCACCGCCGCCGACCATCACTATCTGTTCCCGGACGGCCTGGAAAACGCCATCGACGTGCAAGTCGAAACCGTGCGTGAACTGGGCATGCGCGCCATGCTCACCCGCGGCTCGATGAGCCTTGGCGAAAAGGACGGCGGCCTGCCACCGCAACAGACCGTGCAGGAAGGCCAGGTGATTCTCGACGACAGTCAGCGCCTGATTCACGAGTACCACGAGCGTGGCGACGGCGCGCAAATCCAGATCGCCCTGGCGCCGTGCTCGCCGTTCTCGGTGACCCCGGAAATCATGTCGGCCAGCGCCGAACTGGCCAACGGGCTCGATGTGCGCCTGCACACTCACCTCGCCGAGACCCTCGACGAAGAAGATTTCTGCCTGCAGCGCTTCGGCCTGCGTACCGTGGATTATCTGGACAGCGTCGGCTGGCTCGGTCCGCGTACCTGGCTGGCCCACGGCATCCACTTCAACCCGGATGAAATTGCCCGCCTGGGCGCCGCCGGCACCGGCATCTGCCATTGTCCGAGTTCGAACATGCGCCTGGCCTCCGGCATCTGCCCCAGCATCGAGCTGACCGATGCAGGGGCGCTGTTCGGCTTGGGCGTGGACGGTTCGGCGTCCAATGACGCCTCGAACATGATCCTCGAAGCGCGGCAGGCGCTGTACATCCAGCGCCTGCGTTACGGCGCCGAAAAGATCACCCCGGAGCGTGTACTGGGCTGGGCGACCCAGGGGTCGGCAAGCCTGTTGGGCCGTACCGACATCGGCGAACTGGCGGTAGGCAAGCAGGCAGACCTGGCGTTGTTCAAGCTCGATGAACTGCGTTTTTCGGGTAGCCATGATCCGGTTTCAGCGCTGCTGTTGTGCGCTGCGGATCGAGCGGACCGGGTCATGATTGGCGGCAAGTGGCGGGTGATTGATGGCCAGGTAGAAGGGCTGGATCTGAAAAACCTGATCGCCGATCACAGCCAGGCGGCCCGGCAACTGATCGCCGGCACCTGA
- a CDS encoding IMPACT family protein has protein sequence MPFTLAGLCEYREEIRKSRFITFAAPICSAAEAQAFIQQYSDLNASHNCWAWKLADQYRSNDDGEPGGTAGRPILAAIEAQDCDQVAVLVIRWYGGIQLGTGGLARAYGGGANKCLQGAERIALVNRVPLRCACSFSELALVKLRVAELGGLLVQEDFTANGVELQLALGEEQIDTLQQQLADLSRGRILLQR, from the coding sequence ATGCCCTTTACCCTGGCCGGCCTCTGCGAATACCGCGAGGAAATTCGCAAAAGCCGCTTCATCACCTTTGCCGCGCCCATCTGCAGCGCGGCCGAGGCCCAAGCCTTCATCCAGCAGTACAGCGACCTCAACGCTTCGCATAACTGCTGGGCGTGGAAACTCGCCGACCAGTACCGCAGCAACGACGACGGTGAACCCGGCGGCACCGCCGGGCGACCGATCCTCGCGGCCATCGAGGCCCAGGACTGCGACCAGGTGGCGGTGCTGGTGATCCGCTGGTACGGCGGCATCCAGCTGGGCACCGGCGGCCTGGCCCGGGCCTATGGCGGCGGCGCCAACAAGTGCCTGCAAGGCGCCGAGCGCATCGCCCTGGTCAACCGCGTACCGCTGCGTTGCGCCTGCAGCTTCAGCGAACTGGCGCTGGTCAAGCTGCGGGTTGCCGAACTGGGCGGGCTGCTGGTCCAGGAAGACTTCACCGCCAACGGCGTAGAGCTGCAACTGGCCCTGGGCGAAGAGCAGATCGATACCCTGCAGCAACAGCTGGCGGACCTCAGCCGCGGGCGCATCCTTTTGCAGCGCTGA
- a CDS encoding ABC transporter ATP-binding protein — MSNHPAPSSQAPRLQLRRISKRYPGCLANDAIDLNIAAGEIHALLGENGAGKSTLMKIIYGVVQADSGELLWQGRRQLIDNPAQARSLGIGMVFQHFSLFETLSVAQNIALAMGAGAGTPSQLEGRIREVSQRYGMALEPQRLVHSLSIGERQRVEIVRCLMQDIRLLILDEPTSVLTPQEADDLFVTLRRLADEGCSILFISHKLAEVRALCHSATVLRAGRVAGHCRPAQCSDRELARLMVGDAAAMITDYPKARGTNDFLRLDNLSWDNPDPFGCSLKNIDLRLRSGEIVGIAGVAGNGQDELLALLSGEQRLPRGEAERICFAGQGVAHLYPDARRQRRLAFVPAERLGHGAVPELSLEDNALLSAFQQGLVRHGLIQRRKVRELAERIIQRFGVKSAGSQSPARSLSGGNLQKFILGREILQQPRLLIAAHPTWGVDVGAAATIHRALIALRDAGAAILVISEDLDELFQISDRLAALCAGRLSPLKACADTSLVEVGGWMAGHADSLPSPAALAI, encoded by the coding sequence ATGTCCAATCACCCTGCACCCAGCAGCCAGGCACCACGCCTGCAACTGCGCCGGATCAGCAAACGCTATCCCGGCTGCCTGGCCAACGACGCCATCGACCTGAACATCGCTGCGGGTGAAATCCATGCGTTGCTGGGCGAAAACGGCGCCGGCAAAAGCACCTTGATGAAGATCATCTACGGGGTGGTCCAGGCCGATTCGGGGGAGCTGCTCTGGCAAGGACGACGCCAGCTCATCGACAACCCGGCCCAGGCACGCAGCCTGGGGATCGGCATGGTGTTCCAGCATTTCTCGCTGTTCGAAACCCTCAGCGTGGCGCAGAACATTGCCCTGGCCATGGGCGCCGGCGCCGGTACGCCGAGCCAGCTGGAAGGCAGAATCCGCGAGGTTTCCCAGCGTTACGGCATGGCCCTCGAACCCCAGCGCCTGGTGCACAGCCTGTCCATCGGCGAACGCCAGCGGGTGGAAATCGTCCGCTGCCTGATGCAGGACATCCGCCTGCTGATCCTCGACGAGCCGACCTCGGTCCTGACCCCGCAGGAGGCCGACGACCTGTTCGTCACCCTGCGTCGGCTGGCCGACGAAGGCTGCAGCATCCTGTTCATCAGCCACAAGCTCGCCGAGGTGCGCGCCCTGTGCCACAGCGCCACGGTGCTGCGCGCGGGCCGGGTGGCCGGGCACTGCAGGCCGGCGCAGTGCTCGGATCGCGAGCTGGCACGGCTGATGGTAGGGGACGCGGCGGCGATGATCACCGACTACCCGAAAGCCCGCGGCACGAACGACTTCCTGCGCCTGGACAACCTCAGCTGGGACAACCCCGATCCTTTCGGCTGCTCACTGAAGAACATCGACCTGCGCCTGCGCAGCGGCGAGATCGTCGGCATCGCCGGAGTCGCCGGCAATGGCCAGGACGAACTGCTGGCCCTGCTCAGCGGTGAACAGCGCCTGCCCCGTGGCGAAGCCGAACGTATCTGTTTCGCCGGCCAGGGCGTGGCTCATCTGTATCCCGACGCCCGACGCCAGCGCCGCCTGGCTTTCGTTCCCGCCGAACGCCTGGGCCACGGTGCGGTGCCGGAACTGAGCCTGGAGGACAACGCCCTGCTCAGCGCCTTTCAACAGGGCCTGGTGCGCCACGGGCTGATCCAGCGACGCAAAGTGCGGGAACTGGCCGAGCGCATCATCCAGCGTTTCGGGGTCAAGAGCGCCGGTTCCCAGAGCCCGGCCCGCAGCCTGTCCGGCGGCAACCTGCAGAAATTCATCCTGGGCCGCGAGATTCTCCAGCAGCCTCGCCTGCTGATCGCCGCGCACCCGACCTGGGGCGTGGATGTAGGGGCCGCCGCCACTATCCACCGCGCACTGATCGCCTTGCGCGATGCCGGCGCGGCGATCCTGGTGATCTCCGAAGACCTGGACGAGCTGTTCCAGATCAGCGACCGCCTCGCGGCCCTGTGCGCTGGACGCCTTTCGCCCCTCAAGGCCTGCGCCGACACCTCGCTGGTGGAGGTTGGCGGCTGGATGGCCGGCCACGCCGATTCCCTGCCCTCACCCGCTGCCCTGGCGATTTAA
- a CDS encoding TetR/AcrR family transcriptional regulator translates to MTFEVPAHSAPHPGKPASRIRQKNEEAILQAAEDEFARHGFKGTSMNTIAQKAGLPKANLHYYFTNKLGLYIAVLSNILELWDSTFNTLTAEDDPAEALTRYIRAKMEFSRRQPQASRIFAMEIISGGECLSEYFSQDYRAWFQGRAAVFQAWIDAGKMDPVDPVHLIFLLWGSTQHYADFATQICRVTGRTRLTKQDMEDAGNNLIRIILKGCGLTPALKD, encoded by the coding sequence ATGACCTTTGAAGTCCCCGCCCACAGCGCTCCTCACCCCGGCAAACCCGCCAGCCGCATTCGGCAGAAGAATGAAGAGGCCATCCTCCAGGCCGCCGAGGACGAGTTCGCCCGTCACGGTTTCAAAGGCACCAGCATGAACACCATCGCGCAGAAGGCCGGCCTGCCCAAAGCCAACCTGCACTACTACTTCACCAACAAGCTGGGGCTGTACATCGCGGTGCTGAGCAACATCCTCGAACTCTGGGACAGCACCTTCAACACCCTCACCGCCGAAGATGATCCGGCCGAAGCCCTGACCCGCTACATCCGCGCCAAGATGGAATTCTCCCGCCGCCAGCCGCAAGCCTCGCGGATCTTCGCCATGGAGATCATCAGCGGTGGCGAGTGCCTGAGCGAGTATTTCAGCCAGGACTACCGCGCCTGGTTCCAGGGCCGCGCCGCGGTGTTCCAGGCCTGGATCGACGCCGGCAAGATGGACCCGGTAGACCCGGTGCACCTGATCTTCCTGCTGTGGGGCAGCACCCAGCACTATGCCGATTTCGCCACCCAGATCTGCCGCGTCACCGGGCGCACCCGGCTGACCAAGCAGGACATGGAAGACGCCGGCAACAACCTGATCCGCATCATCCTCAAAGGCTGTGGCCTGACACCTGCACTGAAAGACTGA
- a CDS encoding ABC transporter permease codes for MDIDLLSNILYAMVRCGTPLLLVALGELICEKSGVLNLGQEGMMLFGAVIGFIVALNSGHLWLGVLLAMAAGMLLAALFALVALVFTANQVATGLALTIFGVGLSSFVGAAWVGKPLAGFEPLALPLLSEIPLIGRMLFAQDLLVYLSFTLFALVAWVVLKSRVGLIIQAVGENPDAASAMGLPVLRVRALAVLFGGAMAGLAGAYLSLAYTPMWAENMSAGRGWIALALVVFASWRVWRLLLGAYLFGLASILHLVAQGLGLAIPSNLLAMLPYAATILVLVLLSRDALRTRLYAPVSLGQPWQAGH; via the coding sequence ATGGATATCGATCTGCTGAGCAATATTCTCTACGCCATGGTCCGCTGCGGCACCCCGCTGCTGCTGGTGGCCCTGGGGGAACTGATCTGTGAAAAGAGCGGCGTCCTCAACCTGGGGCAGGAAGGCATGATGCTGTTCGGCGCGGTGATAGGTTTTATCGTCGCCCTCAACAGCGGCCATTTGTGGCTCGGGGTGCTGCTGGCGATGGCCGCCGGAATGCTGCTGGCGGCGCTGTTCGCCCTGGTGGCCCTGGTGTTCACCGCCAACCAGGTGGCTACCGGGCTGGCGCTGACGATCTTCGGGGTCGGCCTGTCGAGCTTTGTCGGCGCGGCCTGGGTCGGCAAGCCCCTGGCCGGCTTCGAACCGCTGGCGCTGCCGCTGCTGAGCGAGATCCCGCTGATCGGCCGCATGCTGTTCGCCCAGGATTTGCTGGTGTACCTGTCCTTCACCCTGTTCGCCCTGGTGGCCTGGGTGGTTCTCAAAAGCCGGGTCGGCCTGATCATCCAGGCTGTCGGCGAGAACCCCGACGCCGCCAGCGCCATGGGCCTGCCGGTACTGCGGGTGCGCGCGCTCGCGGTGCTGTTCGGCGGCGCCATGGCGGGGCTGGCCGGGGCCTACCTGTCCCTGGCCTACACCCCGATGTGGGCCGAGAACATGAGCGCCGGACGCGGCTGGATCGCCCTGGCGCTGGTGGTGTTCGCCAGCTGGCGGGTGTGGCGGCTGCTACTCGGCGCCTACCTGTTCGGCCTGGCGAGCATCCTGCACCTGGTGGCCCAGGGCCTGGGCCTGGCGATTCCTTCCAACCTGCTGGCGATGCTGCCCTATGCCGCGACCATCCTGGTGCTGGTGCTGTTGTCCCGAGACGCCTTGCGCACCCGCCTGTACGCACCGGTGTCCCTGGGCCAGCCGTGGCAGGCGGGGCACTAA
- a CDS encoding BMP family ABC transporter substrate-binding protein codes for MHTRPLHKLLCTLAAAIGLSASLSASAADPLKVGFVYIGPIGDHGWTYQHEQGRKALVEKFGDQIKTNYVENVAEGADAERVIRNMAKDNYDLIFTTSFGYMNPTLKVARQFPKVTFEHATGYKQDKNLGTYLARTYEGRYVGGFLAAKMTKSKKIGYVASFPIPEVIRDINAIQLALNKYNPGTEIKVVWVNSWFDPGKEADAANALIDQGADVIFQHTDSPAPIQAAQRRGVYAVGYASDMAHFGPKAVLTSIVNNWGPHYIQATQGVMDHSWKPQDYWGGLKEGTVELPLSDLLPAPVKTEAEQIIASIKSGEFHPFTGPIKDQAGVEKIAAGVSASTAELASMNYYVEGLKADIPK; via the coding sequence ATGCATACACGCCCGTTGCACAAGTTGCTCTGCACCCTGGCCGCCGCCATCGGCCTGAGTGCCAGCCTTTCCGCCAGCGCCGCCGATCCGCTGAAGGTCGGTTTCGTCTACATCGGCCCCATAGGCGATCACGGCTGGACCTATCAGCATGAACAGGGGCGCAAGGCCCTGGTGGAAAAATTCGGCGACCAGATCAAGACCAACTACGTGGAGAACGTAGCCGAAGGCGCCGACGCCGAGCGGGTGATCCGCAACATGGCCAAGGACAACTACGACCTGATCTTCACCACCTCCTTCGGCTACATGAACCCCACGCTGAAGGTCGCCAGGCAGTTCCCCAAGGTGACCTTCGAACACGCCACCGGCTACAAGCAGGACAAGAACCTCGGCACCTACCTGGCGCGCACCTACGAGGGCCGCTATGTGGGTGGTTTCCTCGCGGCGAAGATGACCAAGAGCAAGAAGATCGGCTACGTCGCCTCCTTCCCCATTCCGGAGGTGATCCGCGACATCAACGCCATCCAGCTGGCCTTGAACAAATACAACCCGGGCACCGAGATCAAGGTGGTGTGGGTCAACTCCTGGTTCGATCCGGGCAAGGAAGCCGACGCCGCCAATGCCCTGATCGACCAGGGCGCCGACGTGATCTTCCAGCACACCGACAGCCCGGCGCCGATCCAGGCCGCGCAGCGGCGTGGCGTGTACGCGGTGGGCTATGCCTCGGACATGGCCCACTTCGGCCCCAAGGCGGTGCTGACCTCCATCGTCAACAACTGGGGCCCGCACTACATCCAGGCCACCCAGGGGGTGATGGACCACAGTTGGAAACCCCAGGACTACTGGGGTGGGCTGAAAGAGGGTACGGTTGAACTACCCCTCAGCGACCTGCTGCCGGCCCCGGTGAAAACCGAGGCCGAACAGATCATCGCCAGCATCAAGAGCGGCGAGTTCCACCCGTTCACCGGCCCGATCAAGGACCAGGCCGGGGTCGAAAAAATCGCCGCGGGGGTCAGCGCCAGCACTGCCGAACTGGCCTCGATGAACTACTACGTCGAAGGCCTGAAGGCGGACATCCCCAAATAA
- a CDS encoding formylglycine-generating enzyme family protein codes for MLNTVVRSMDNMVLIEGGEFQMGDFGWPRGFDPQALCQWPCGVDPANMERISLDIDDDFVHPVKLSSYYLSSLQTTLGDFDLFFLAQGRPQFDAALRNRADMKHLYQENLPAPASRKWQEAKDYCGWLADLSGYAVDLPTEAQWEYAARNRGQPVMFATDNGNLDYGRNFPAPDDNETFAVDRFVPNPLGLYNLTGNASEWVNDWYDKHYYRESPVENPQGPETGIYRAQRGANNKFANDPTFSPSASTVRRWRWGALAAWNAPGVSFRCAIQSAQPL; via the coding sequence GTGCTCAACACCGTCGTGCGTTCGATGGACAACATGGTGCTGATTGAAGGTGGCGAATTCCAGATGGGGGATTTCGGCTGGCCCCGTGGCTTCGACCCACAGGCCTTGTGCCAATGGCCCTGTGGCGTGGACCCGGCAAACATGGAACGGATCAGCCTCGACATCGATGACGACTTCGTTCACCCGGTCAAGTTGAGCAGCTACTACCTGTCCTCGCTGCAAACCACCTTGGGCGATTTCGATCTGTTCTTCCTGGCGCAAGGCCGGCCGCAATTCGACGCGGCACTGCGCAACCGCGCCGACATGAAACACCTCTACCAGGAAAACCTGCCCGCCCCGGCGTCTCGAAAATGGCAAGAGGCCAAGGATTACTGTGGCTGGCTGGCAGACCTCAGCGGCTATGCCGTGGATCTTCCGACCGAGGCCCAATGGGAATATGCGGCGCGCAACCGTGGCCAGCCGGTGATGTTCGCGACCGACAACGGCAATCTGGACTATGGCCGCAACTTTCCGGCGCCTGACGACAACGAAACCTTCGCCGTGGACAGGTTTGTGCCTAACCCGCTGGGCCTCTACAACCTCACCGGCAATGCCAGTGAATGGGTCAACGACTGGTACGACAAACACTACTACCGCGAATCTCCCGTGGAGAACCCGCAAGGGCCTGAAACAGGCATTTATCGAGCGCAACGGGGCGCCAACAACAAGTTTGCCAACGACCCGACCTTTTCTCCTTCGGCCAGCACCGTCCGCCGTTGGCGTTGGGGCGCACTCGCGGCCTGGAATGCCCCCGGGGTCAGCTTTCGCTGCGCTATCCAGTCGGCGCAACCCCTTTAA
- a CDS encoding SDR family oxidoreductase: MSTAKTALIIGASRGLGLGLVQRLLEDGWQVTATVRNPHKAEALQALGKVQIEQLDMDDQQAVIALSQKLKDQVFDLLFVNAGVKGPDNQLPGHATQAEVGQLFFTNAVAPINLAQRFVGQIRKDSGVLAFMSSVLGSVTMPDAPELALYKASKAALNSMTNSFVTQLGQKLTVLSLHPGWVKTDMGGEGADIDVQTSTRGLIAQVNAYTGKGGHHFVNYKGETIPW; this comes from the coding sequence ATGTCCACGGCAAAAACCGCACTGATCATCGGCGCCTCCCGGGGCCTGGGCCTCGGCCTGGTCCAGCGCCTGCTGGAAGACGGCTGGCAGGTCACCGCCACCGTGCGCAACCCGCACAAGGCCGAGGCGCTGCAAGCCCTGGGCAAGGTGCAGATCGAGCAACTGGACATGGACGATCAGCAAGCGGTGATCGCCCTGAGCCAGAAGCTCAAGGACCAGGTGTTCGACCTGCTGTTCGTCAATGCCGGGGTCAAGGGCCCGGACAACCAGCTGCCGGGCCACGCGACCCAGGCCGAAGTCGGCCAGTTGTTCTTCACCAACGCGGTGGCGCCGATCAACCTGGCCCAGCGCTTTGTCGGGCAGATCCGCAAGGACAGCGGCGTGCTGGCGTTCATGAGTTCGGTGCTGGGCAGCGTGACCATGCCCGACGCGCCGGAGCTGGCCCTGTACAAGGCCAGCAAGGCCGCGCTGAACTCCATGACCAACAGCTTCGTGACCCAGTTGGGGCAGAAGCTCACCGTGCTTTCGCTGCACCCGGGCTGGGTGAAGACCGACATGGGCGGCGAAGGCGCCGATATCGATGTGCAGACCAGCACCCGCGGGCTGATCGCCCAGGTCAATGCCTACACCGGCAAGGGCGGTCATCACTTCGTCAACTACAAAGGCGAAACCATCCCCTGGTAA
- a CDS encoding calcium:proton antiporter encodes MLNSLKQEKFLLLALLAAVAAYPLEHLLLGSGQGIALSAGLVLIGFIVMASMRVAHHAELLAEKVGDPYGTMILTLAAVLVEVVILAIMMSNEASPTLVRDTIYSAVMLDINGILGLAALMGGIKHGEQPYNDDSARTYSVMILTAMGVSMVVPEFIPEADWKVYSAFTIGAMVVLYTLFLRMQVGPHSYFFSYSYPEKRRNKEAQEQPHAINLAWSIGILVFGVVVIGALAEVMSKTLDLGLEGTGAPPVITAILVAAISAAPEILTALRAALANRMQSVVNVALGASLSTVILTVPVMEAMALYTGQPFQMAMTPVQTVMVFITLIVSAINLNDGETNAIEGMTHFVLFATFIMLSLLGL; translated from the coding sequence ATGCTCAATTCCCTCAAGCAAGAAAAGTTTCTACTGCTTGCGCTGCTGGCCGCCGTGGCTGCCTATCCGCTTGAACACCTGTTGCTGGGCAGTGGCCAGGGCATCGCCCTGAGCGCCGGGCTGGTGCTGATCGGCTTTATCGTCATGGCTTCGATGCGCGTCGCCCACCACGCTGAACTGCTGGCGGAAAAGGTCGGCGACCCCTACGGCACCATGATCCTGACCCTGGCCGCGGTGCTGGTGGAAGTGGTGATCCTGGCGATCATGATGAGCAACGAAGCCTCGCCGACCCTGGTGCGCGACACCATCTACTCGGCGGTGATGCTGGACATCAACGGCATCCTCGGCCTGGCCGCACTGATGGGCGGCATCAAGCATGGCGAGCAGCCCTACAACGACGACTCGGCGCGTACCTACAGCGTGATGATCCTCACCGCCATGGGCGTGTCGATGGTGGTGCCGGAGTTCATCCCCGAGGCCGACTGGAAGGTCTACTCGGCCTTCACCATCGGCGCCATGGTGGTGCTCTATACCCTGTTCCTGCGCATGCAGGTCGGGCCGCACAGCTATTTCTTCAGCTACAGCTACCCGGAAAAACGCCGCAATAAAGAGGCCCAGGAACAGCCCCATGCCATCAACCTGGCCTGGAGCATCGGCATCCTGGTGTTCGGGGTGGTGGTAATCGGCGCCCTGGCCGAGGTGATGTCCAAGACCCTGGACCTGGGCCTGGAAGGCACGGGCGCACCGCCGGTGATCACGGCGATCCTGGTGGCGGCGATTTCCGCCGCGCCGGAAATCCTGACCGCCCTGCGCGCCGCCCTGGCCAACCGCATGCAGTCGGTGGTCAACGTGGCCCTGGGCGCTTCCCTGTCGACGGTGATCCTCACGGTGCCGGTGATGGAGGCCATGGCCTTGTACACCGGCCAGCCCTTCCAGATGGCCATGACTCCGGTGCAGACGGTGATGGTGTTCATCACCCTGATCGTCAGCGCGATCAACCTCAACGATGGTGAAACCAATGCCATAGAAGGCATGACTCACTTCGTGCTGTTTGCGACCTTCATCATGCTGTCGCTGCTCGGTCTTTAA
- a CDS encoding ABC transporter permease: MLLSLEPRGRQSRLMLWCSPLLAALLTLGCGSLLFMTLGHDPWLTLHTLLIAPVSDLYGVSELLVKALPILLCALGLAVAYQARVWNIGAEGQLLLGALVGSALAVNLIELQSRWALVLILLAGTLAGAAWAGLTAWLRTRFNANEILTSIMLNYIALNLLLYCVHGPLKDPAGFNFPESAMFGDASRLPLLMEDGRVHAGVYFALLALVAVWVLLQKSFVGFQIRVLGLDQRAAGFVGFRQKRLVWLALLTSGALAGLAGVCEVAGPIGQLVPQVSPGYGYAAITVAFLGRLNPIGIVFSSLLMALLYIGGESAQMSLNLPQAITQLFQGMMLFFLLASDVLILYRPRLNLRWVRRNASATATAGAL; the protein is encoded by the coding sequence ATGCTGCTTTCACTCGAACCCCGTGGCCGCCAGTCGCGGCTGATGCTCTGGTGCTCGCCACTGCTGGCGGCGCTGCTGACCCTGGGCTGCGGTTCCCTGCTGTTCATGACACTGGGGCATGACCCCTGGCTGACCTTGCACACCCTGCTGATCGCCCCGGTCAGCGACTTGTATGGCGTGTCCGAACTGCTGGTCAAGGCGCTACCTATCCTGCTCTGTGCCCTGGGCCTGGCGGTGGCCTACCAGGCGCGGGTGTGGAACATCGGCGCCGAGGGCCAATTGCTGCTCGGGGCCCTGGTCGGTAGCGCCCTGGCGGTCAATCTCATCGAACTGCAAAGCCGCTGGGCGCTGGTGCTGATCCTGCTTGCCGGAACCCTGGCCGGGGCCGCCTGGGCCGGGCTCACCGCCTGGTTGCGCACCCGCTTCAACGCCAATGAAATCCTCACCAGCATCATGCTCAACTACATCGCCCTGAACCTGTTGCTGTACTGCGTGCATGGACCGTTGAAAGACCCCGCCGGGTTCAACTTTCCCGAGTCGGCGATGTTCGGCGACGCCAGCCGCCTGCCGCTGCTGATGGAAGACGGCCGGGTCCACGCCGGGGTGTACTTCGCCCTGCTGGCCCTGGTGGCGGTCTGGGTGCTGCTGCAGAAAAGCTTTGTCGGCTTCCAGATCAGGGTGCTCGGCCTGGACCAGCGTGCCGCCGGCTTCGTCGGCTTTCGCCAGAAGCGCCTGGTCTGGCTGGCGCTGTTGACCAGCGGTGCGCTGGCAGGGCTGGCCGGGGTCTGCGAAGTCGCCGGCCCCATCGGCCAACTGGTGCCCCAGGTGTCTCCCGGCTACGGCTACGCGGCCATTACCGTGGCTTTTCTCGGCCGCCTGAACCCCATCGGCATTGTGTTTTCCAGCCTGCTGATGGCGTTGCTGTACATCGGTGGCGAGAGCGCGCAGATGAGCCTCAACCTGCCCCAGGCCATCACCCAGCTGTTCCAGGGAATGATGCTGTTCTTCCTCCTGGCCAGCGACGTGTTGATTCTCTATCGCCCGCGCCTGAACCTGCGTTGGGTGCGCCGTAACGCCAGCGCCACTGCTACCGCCGGAGCCCTGTGA